The Chthonomonadales bacterium genome segment GTCGGCTCGTGGTCCCCGCCGGCTCGGCCGGGTCGGCCAGGCGCCTGTGGGCCGGGCGCGGCGCTACGGTTCGGACTGTGGTACCCTGATATGAGCGCAAGTCGGGACGTGCGTCAGCGGTCCCGTGGCTTGCCAGGCCCAGGTGCGTCGGCCGATGTCCGGCCGCGCAGGCGCGGGCGACCGGGCCCGTGAACCGTGGAAGGAGAGACATGATGAACGTGGTACGCGCCGGATCGGCGCTTGCACTCATGACCTGCTCGGTGGTGGCACTCGCCTATCCGGCGATGGTGAAGGACTTCAATGCCGCCTGCAAGGTGAAGCCGGGCGGGGCGCTCGAGAAGGCCGCCTGCGCCGTGTGCCACGTCGGGACGACCCACGAGCTGAACCCCTACGGCCACGACCTGAAGAAGGTGCTCAAGGCCGCGGACACCAAGAAGCTCTCGCTCGCCCTCCTGAACAAGGTGGCGAAGCTCGATTCCGATAAGGACGGCGTGCAGAACGCGGTAGAGATCAAGATGGACAAGCTTCCCGGCGACCCCAAGAGCAAGCCGGCGATGAAGCCCGCGCCCAGGCCCCGCAGCAAGTCGCCGCGCAAGTAGCGCGGGCGTCCAGCGCACCCGGAACGAACGATCGGGCCCCGGCTCTCGCCGGGGCCCGATCGTTTTGCCACCGAGGATCGACGGGCGCAGGGCCCCGAAGTCCATCGACCACCTCTCGCGCCGGCCGCCTGGCCGGGATGGCGCCGTCCTGTCCAATGTTACGGGCAGCGCGCGCCGGGCAGGCAGCGAGACTAGAAGCGGAAGCCGACGTAGGTCCGGAAGCCCTCCGGGTTGTATTGCGATCCGTGCCGGTCGATCCACTCGTAGCGGGTCTCGAAGTACAGCCGGTCCCAGTTCATGCCGAGGATCAGGCCCCCGCCGATGCGGGTGACCGTGGGCTGGCCGCCGCCCTCGCCCAGCGTCGATCCGAAGGTCGCGGCCGTCACGCAGAAGCCCGCGTACGGCGCGCGTCCGGGGTCGTCGCCCTCGAACGTGTAGATCTGGTTGATCGAGACCGGGATGTACCGGAAGATACCGGCATTGCGCTCCGAGTAGTGGAAGTCGGCGGAGATGCTCGTGCTCCAGTAGTCGCCGTTGAGCAACTGCGGGATGAACGAGACCTTGTACTCCAGTCCCCCGCCCCAAGCACCGAAGTCCGTCAGGTCGCGCAGTCCGCCGTGCGAGGGCGTGAAGATGCCCGCGCGCAGGCTGAGGCCCTGCGTGATGTCGGCCTTCGCGGTCGTCGGGAATGCGAGAGCGGCACCTGCCAGCAGCGCCAGCGCGCCAGACCGCCACAGGCTTCCCTTGGTGAGGCTCATGGCTCTTGCTCCTTTCGTCGAGTGTGCCCTCCGCCGATGGCGGAGCACTCCGTGCGCACCGTCTGACAACAAGAGGCCATAGGGCTGCCATCGCACGACGCGGAACAGGGACCGCATCGTTAAGACGCCGAACGCCCGTCGTCGCGTCGGTTCGGAAACGACACCGGCGCTCGTCAATTCCTATTCTGGCACATCGAGCAGGATTCCTTCACGTGCAGGGTAGGGGTTGTCACCGATTTCACTGCCCTCGGCGCATCGAGCCGGCCGATCTGCCCATACGACGCGACGGAACGCCGCCTTGCCGGCGCGTGCCGCCTCCCACCACGCCTCCTCGCAGAGGATCGCGTCGATCGTGTCGCTCAGCCCCCGTGCCTCCGCCGGTGTCCAGGGCCGCCCGTCGGCGGCGCGGAAGTCGCGCGCCATCGCCCTTCTCCTTCGGTTCGCGTTCGCCGTTCCCCAGAACGCGCGAGATGGGCCGGCGTGACGGCGCACCGCGGCGGCGCGCTCAGTCTCTGTACGGGTCGTGCTCATCCTCTCCCGCCATCGCCACGCCGATCGGGCGCAGCGTGTGGAGGATCCGCACGGTGTCCTTGTGAAAGCCCAGCACCTCCGGGAATCGTCGGTAGCAGTGGGGCGACTCGTCGGTCCCCGCGCCCCGGAGCTCCACGCCGCGCTCGCGCACCCACCGCATCATCATGTCGCGCGAGACGCGGCCGGGCGACTTCGGCCGCCGCGTGCGGTAGTCGATCTTCCCCCGGGCCTCTGTCCGGCTCATGACGCGCCCGGCGCCGTGCACGGTGGAGTATAGCGCCGAGCGCGAGAGCCGCGAATCCACGCCTGCCAGGATCACGGAGATGTCTCCCATTGACCCTCCGACGAAGCCGCGCTGCCCGGGGAAGGCCGGCGTTGCGCCCTTGCGGACCACCCACAGCTCACGCCCCCCATGCCGCTCGCGCCAGGCGAAGTTGTGGTGGTTGTGCACCTCCTCGATCGCCCGCGCGCCCAGAATGCGCGCTACCCGCTCGCACACCCAGTCTCGTCCGGCATAGGCGTAGCGGCCCGCGAGCGCCATGCAGGCGATGTAGTCCTCGCCAAGCGCCGAGCGCGCCGGGACCACGAGCGGCTCCACGTCCATGCCGTCCTTTGCGCCGCCAGCCTTCAGAAAGTGCGTGGCCGTTCGGTGGCCCAGGCCGCGCGATCCGAAGTGCACGCCTACCCACACGCGGTCCATCTCGTCCAGCAGTATGTCGACGTAATGGTTGCCCGCTCCGATCGTTCCGAGCTGTCCGCGCGCCATCGCCTTGAGCGAGCGCATCGGCTCCACGGTCCAGGTCGGGTCATCGAACAGCGGGTGGTCGACCCGCTCGTCGTTGTTCAGGCCGATGCCGAACGAGAGGGTGCGCCACACGTCGTCCATGATGGTCGCGATGCGGGCGCGCACGTCGTCGGCATCGGCGTCGGTGAGGACGGCCTTGTTGCCGCAGGCGATGTCGTAGCCGACTCCGGACGGGCTGATGGAGTCCTCATAGGCGACCACGCCGCCGATCGGCACCGCGTACCCCCTGTGCCCATCCGCGCACAGCGCGGCCGCCGCGGCCATCGGATGGGCCGCGGCGCGCTCGATCTGGGCCAGGGTGGCCAGCTCGTGCGTGCCGAACCGGGTGATGTGCGGGGTGGCCATGCGTTGGGCACCTCCCAGAGTAAGACGGCCGCGCGGCCCGTCATGTGCCCGTCGGGACGCACAAAAGGTCCCCCGGGGTTCGCCAGGGGACCTTGCATGTGGAGCCGACGCGCGGATTCGAACCGCGGACCTGCTCATTACGAGTGAGCTGCTCTACCACTGAGCCACGTCGGCGCGAGCACGCGGAACCACTCCGTTCGTCCGGAAGAGCCGG includes the following:
- a CDS encoding RtcB family protein, with amino-acid sequence MATPHITRFGTHELATLAQIERAAAHPMAAAAALCADGHRGYAVPIGGVVAYEDSISPSGVGYDIACGNKAVLTDADADDVRARIATIMDDVWRTLSFGIGLNNDERVDHPLFDDPTWTVEPMRSLKAMARGQLGTIGAGNHYVDILLDEMDRVWVGVHFGSRGLGHRTATHFLKAGGAKDGMDVEPLVVPARSALGEDYIACMALAGRYAYAGRDWVCERVARILGARAIEEVHNHHNFAWRERHGGRELWVVRKGATPAFPGQRGFVGGSMGDISVILAGVDSRLSRSALYSTVHGAGRVMSRTEARGKIDYRTRRPKSPGRVSRDMMMRWVRERGVELRGAGTDESPHCYRRFPEVLGFHKDTVRILHTLRPIGVAMAGEDEHDPYRD